The Pseudodesulfovibrio sp. S3 genome window below encodes:
- a CDS encoding radical SAM protein — MSEPVAPDLGGRLPVALTVPGGDKAAISALGWQAVFRTLTEEPGLAVERVFPDKLGLTDGAEPRTRESNSPLSSFPVIAWSITFEEDFLSLPRTLRAAGVPPLAAERPSLPLVIAGGPIAFLNPAPIAPFVDCFWVGEAEDRFINFFDSLKRLVFDGRDKEVILDTVKDMPGVYVPGRSKTPVKRISTGETGPLLDPAFSCFISGHAAFRDTMLLEVNRGCPYGCRFCAAGYIYRPPRLAEIDELKRIVELTDPHKVGLVGTALTDWPDLLAFLKWLNGKKKKFSLSSMRADGITEELLMYLRECGIRTITLALEGASERLRRMMSKKLDPKDFLNAVRLCARYGVNHLKLYMIIGWPGETDEDYEEFALFLEEIVRIRSEEPGGRKKQFMRITIGISSLVPKPFTPFQWSPMMGEKALEARMKQLVKMAKPFKGVTLQHDNPFQARLQGLLARGGEDLAEFILLAADQGGWKKALKLWNGNPADILDRERGHDEAFPWEVVDIGVKREFLWKEWEKAKEAKVSPGCPSIDCKTCRMCGMETMLDK; from the coding sequence GTGTCGGAGCCTGTAGCTCCCGACCTCGGAGGACGGCTGCCTGTTGCGCTGACCGTTCCCGGAGGCGACAAGGCCGCCATATCCGCTCTCGGATGGCAAGCCGTATTTCGGACGCTGACCGAGGAACCCGGCCTGGCCGTAGAACGTGTCTTCCCGGACAAGCTGGGACTGACCGACGGAGCCGAACCAAGAACACGCGAATCAAACAGCCCACTATCCTCATTCCCTGTAATAGCCTGGAGCATTACGTTCGAGGAGGACTTCCTCAGCCTTCCTCGAACGCTCCGGGCGGCGGGCGTTCCGCCTCTTGCGGCGGAACGCCCTTCTCTCCCGCTGGTCATTGCGGGAGGCCCGATCGCGTTTCTCAACCCGGCCCCCATAGCCCCATTTGTGGACTGCTTCTGGGTGGGCGAGGCCGAAGACCGCTTCATCAATTTCTTCGACAGCCTGAAACGACTGGTCTTTGACGGCCGGGACAAGGAAGTCATTCTTGATACGGTGAAGGATATGCCGGGCGTATATGTGCCGGGCAGATCCAAAACCCCGGTCAAACGCATTTCCACGGGCGAAACAGGTCCCCTGCTCGACCCGGCATTCTCCTGCTTCATTTCCGGGCACGCCGCCTTCCGCGACACCATGTTGCTTGAAGTGAACCGGGGATGTCCCTACGGCTGCCGCTTCTGCGCCGCAGGATACATATACCGCCCTCCCCGCCTGGCCGAAATAGACGAGCTCAAACGAATCGTGGAACTGACCGACCCGCACAAAGTCGGACTGGTGGGCACGGCCCTGACGGATTGGCCCGACCTGCTCGCGTTCCTGAAGTGGCTGAACGGGAAAAAGAAAAAATTTTCGCTCTCCTCCATGCGCGCCGACGGCATCACCGAGGAATTGCTGATGTACCTGCGCGAATGCGGCATCCGCACCATAACCCTGGCCCTGGAAGGGGCTTCGGAGCGGCTCCGGCGCATGATGAGCAAGAAGCTCGACCCCAAGGACTTCCTGAACGCAGTCCGGCTCTGCGCACGCTACGGCGTAAACCACCTCAAGCTCTATATGATAATCGGCTGGCCCGGTGAAACCGACGAAGATTACGAGGAGTTCGCCCTTTTTCTCGAAGAGATCGTGCGCATCCGAAGCGAGGAACCGGGCGGCAGGAAAAAGCAGTTCATGCGCATCACCATCGGGATCAGCTCCCTGGTGCCCAAGCCCTTCACCCCGTTTCAATGGTCCCCCATGATGGGCGAAAAGGCGCTGGAAGCCCGCATGAAGCAACTCGTCAAGATGGCCAAGCCTTTCAAGGGCGTCACCTTGCAGCACGACAACCCGTTCCAGGCCCGCCTCCAGGGTCTGCTCGCAAGGGGCGGCGAGGATCTGGCCGAATTCATCCTCCTGGCCGCAGACCAGGGGGGCTGGAAAAAAGCGCTCAAACTCTGGAATGGCAACCCTGCCGACATCCTGGACCGGGAACGCGGCCATGACGAAGCCTTTCCATGGGAAGTCGTGGACATCGGTGTAAAGCGCGAATTTCTCTGGAAGGAATGGGAAAAGGCCAAGGAAGCCAAAGTTTCACCCGGCTGCCCATCCATTGACTGCAAAACATGCCGGATGTGCGGCATGGAAACCATGCTGGATAAATAG
- the ftsZ gene encoding cell division protein FtsZ, translated as MEYFEIEHESNAKIKVVGCGGGGGNAVNNMILSALKGVKFIVANTDCQDIHKSLAEHKIQIGEKLTKGLGAGANPEIGRSAALESVDQIREALDGADMVFITAGMGGGTGTGSAPVVAQVAKELGALTVGVVTKPFYFEGKRRLEQADEGTRALADVVDSIITIPNDRLLQLAAKKASFSDMLKKADEVLYYAVKGIADLITVHGLINLDFADVKAAMSNSGMALMGTGIASGESRAKEAAMKAITSPLLEDVSIEGAKGVLINITCGPDMLIDEVSEAADIIYKEAHEDAEIFFGTVFDPDAGDEMRITVIATGIETAMEEPEPVISKAEQQKLLLLGKPRGMAQTVAQPRRSGHQKVINTDRNIPAYLRKAGGELDTTELPSRQMSQRAVAGPGEEEFIFEEDNLDVPAFIRKNVD; from the coding sequence ATGGAATATTTTGAAATCGAACACGAAAGCAACGCCAAGATCAAGGTCGTGGGTTGCGGCGGTGGCGGCGGAAACGCAGTCAACAACATGATCCTATCCGCACTCAAGGGCGTGAAGTTCATCGTTGCCAACACGGATTGCCAGGACATCCACAAATCTCTGGCGGAACACAAAATCCAGATCGGCGAAAAACTGACCAAGGGCCTGGGCGCCGGCGCCAACCCGGAAATCGGCCGCTCGGCCGCCCTTGAATCCGTGGACCAGATCCGCGAGGCCCTGGACGGCGCAGACATGGTCTTCATCACCGCAGGCATGGGCGGCGGAACCGGCACCGGCTCCGCACCCGTGGTGGCCCAGGTGGCCAAGGAACTCGGTGCGCTTACCGTGGGTGTGGTCACCAAGCCCTTCTACTTCGAGGGCAAACGCCGCCTGGAACAGGCCGACGAGGGCACACGGGCCCTGGCCGATGTCGTTGATTCGATCATCACCATCCCCAACGACCGCCTGCTGCAACTGGCCGCCAAGAAAGCGTCCTTCTCCGACATGCTCAAAAAGGCCGACGAAGTACTCTACTACGCGGTCAAGGGCATTGCCGACCTGATCACCGTACACGGCCTGATCAACCTGGACTTTGCCGACGTCAAGGCGGCCATGTCCAACTCCGGCATGGCGCTGATGGGAACCGGCATCGCCTCCGGCGAATCCCGCGCCAAGGAAGCGGCCATGAAAGCCATCACCAGCCCGCTGCTCGAAGACGTCTCCATCGAAGGCGCCAAGGGCGTGCTCATCAACATCACCTGCGGCCCGGACATGCTCATTGACGAGGTCTCCGAAGCCGCCGATATCATCTACAAGGAAGCCCACGAAGACGCCGAGATCTTCTTCGGCACGGTCTTCGATCCTGACGCGGGCGACGAGATGCGCATCACGGTCATCGCCACCGGCATCGAAACCGCCATGGAAGAACCGGAACCGGTCATAAGCAAGGCGGAACAGCAGAAACTCCTGCTGCTCGGCAAGCCTCGCGGCATGGCACAGACCGTGGCCCAGCCCAGACGTTCCGGGCACCAGAAAGTCATCAATACCGACCGCAACATTCCAGCCTACCTGCGTAAGGCAGGGGGGGAACTGGACACCACGGAACTGCCGTCACGGCAGATGAGCCAGCGCGCCGTGGCCGGTCCCGGCGAGGAGGAATTCATCTTCGAGGAAGACAACCTGGATGTCCCGGCCTTCATTCGCAAGAATGTCGACTAG
- the ftsA gene encoding cell division protein FtsA: MAKNDLIVGLDVGTTKICTVVGEASETGVDIIGIGTAPSTGLRRGVVVNIEKTVQCIKKSLEDAELMAGCDIRTVYAGIAGSHIQGFNSHGVIAVKGGEVTQRDVDRVIEAAKAIAIPMDREVLHTLPQEFIVDDQRGIADPLGMAGVRLEVKVHIVTGAVTSAQNIIRSCNRSGLDVSNIVLESLASSKAVLSAEEREIGVALVDIGGGTTDIAVFSKDSIKHTSVLALGGHNLTNDIAYGLRTPMMSAEKIKMDYGCAMADLVTNEEIIEVPSVGGRESRKMSKRVLAEICEPRCEEILALVDQELIKSGFKNLIAAGVVLTGGTVLIDGMQELAEQIFDLPVRIGIPSEGIGGLAAEVKSPQYATAVGLLLHGADEEGLHNRVRPFKIRDDSGFDRIVSRMKKWFTDIA, translated from the coding sequence ATGGCTAAAAACGATCTCATAGTGGGCCTCGACGTAGGAACCACCAAAATATGCACCGTGGTGGGCGAGGCCTCCGAGACCGGAGTCGACATCATCGGTATTGGTACGGCCCCCAGCACCGGGCTTCGGCGCGGGGTGGTCGTCAACATCGAAAAAACCGTCCAGTGCATCAAGAAATCACTGGAGGACGCCGAGTTAATGGCGGGCTGTGACATCCGCACCGTGTACGCGGGCATCGCGGGCAGTCACATCCAGGGCTTCAACTCCCATGGCGTGATCGCGGTCAAGGGCGGCGAAGTCACCCAGCGCGATGTGGACCGGGTCATCGAAGCAGCCAAGGCCATCGCCATCCCCATGGATCGCGAAGTGCTGCATACACTGCCACAGGAATTCATAGTGGACGACCAACGCGGCATAGCCGACCCCCTGGGCATGGCCGGAGTGCGCCTGGAGGTGAAGGTCCATATCGTTACCGGCGCGGTAACCTCGGCCCAGAACATCATCCGCTCCTGCAACCGTTCCGGCCTCGACGTGTCCAACATCGTCCTGGAATCGCTGGCCTCCAGCAAGGCCGTGCTCTCGGCCGAGGAACGCGAGATCGGCGTGGCCCTGGTGGACATCGGCGGCGGCACCACGGATATCGCGGTCTTTTCCAAGGACTCCATCAAGCACACCAGCGTGTTGGCGCTCGGCGGTCACAACCTGACCAACGACATCGCCTACGGGCTGCGCACCCCCATGATGTCCGCGGAAAAGATCAAGATGGACTATGGCTGCGCCATGGCTGATCTGGTCACGAACGAGGAAATCATCGAAGTGCCCAGCGTGGGCGGCCGCGAATCCCGCAAGATGAGCAAACGCGTGCTGGCCGAAATCTGCGAACCGCGTTGCGAGGAAATCCTCGCCCTGGTGGACCAGGAGCTGATCAAATCCGGCTTCAAGAACCTGATCGCCGCTGGCGTGGTCCTGACCGGCGGCACAGTGCTGATCGACGGCATGCAGGAACTGGCCGAACAGATATTCGACCTGCCCGTGCGCATCGGTATTCCGTCCGAAGGCATCGGCGGCCTGGCCGCTGAAGTGAAAAGCCCTCAATACGCAACCGCAGTAGGCCTGCTGCTCCACGGAGCAGATGAGGAAGGCCTGCACAACAGGGTCCGGCCCTTCAAGATCCGAGACGACTCAGGCTTTGACCGCATCGTTTCGCGCATGAAGAAATGGTTTACGGACATCGCCTAA
- a CDS encoding FtsQ-type POTRA domain-containing protein, giving the protein MSTLTMGKQSRLNLGGKRTARGNSHKRKAPARTLQSRSVSVGKLVNVGQFFMRLVMTMLVLSLISVLGVGLLFGYRYITTHPYFELKEINVTGTDRLTNGDILNCADVALGLNCLSMNVGEVENRLSANPWIESVIVRREIPDRLHIDVKEKVPAFWIRQGDGLYFADAHGKVIAPMHPGEMASLPVLSVAESLDDGPEVLNGILRKMADHQTPFTQAQTAWIKLTSAHELEIYLDSHAGGQGLTVKLSMDRWEVQLERLKVVWRDLLRRNEFKDAAIIAASGDKIWIQKRPAPAKS; this is encoded by the coding sequence ATGAGCACCCTGACCATGGGTAAACAAAGTCGTCTGAATCTCGGCGGCAAGCGCACCGCACGCGGTAACTCGCACAAACGCAAGGCCCCTGCCAGGACCCTGCAAAGCCGGAGTGTCTCCGTCGGCAAGCTGGTCAATGTCGGCCAGTTCTTCATGCGACTCGTCATGACCATGCTGGTCCTGTCACTGATCTCCGTGCTCGGCGTGGGGCTGCTCTTCGGCTACCGCTACATCACGACACATCCGTATTTCGAGCTCAAGGAGATCAACGTCACCGGAACCGACCGGCTGACCAACGGTGACATCCTGAACTGCGCTGACGTGGCGCTCGGACTGAACTGCCTGAGCATGAACGTGGGCGAGGTGGAGAACCGCCTCTCCGCCAATCCCTGGATCGAATCCGTGATCGTGCGCAGGGAAATCCCCGACCGACTGCACATCGACGTGAAGGAGAAAGTCCCGGCCTTCTGGATTCGCCAGGGGGACGGCCTGTACTTCGCCGATGCCCACGGCAAGGTGATCGCGCCCATGCACCCCGGCGAAATGGCTTCACTGCCTGTCCTGAGTGTGGCCGAGAGCCTGGACGACGGCCCCGAGGTCCTGAACGGCATCCTCCGAAAGATGGCCGACCACCAGACGCCCTTCACCCAGGCCCAGACCGCCTGGATCAAGCTGACCAGCGCCCACGAGCTGGAAATCTACCTGGACAGCCACGCAGGCGGCCAGGGTTTGACCGTCAAGCTCTCCATGGACCGATGGGAAGTCCAGCTCGAGCGGCTCAAGGTGGTCTGGAGAGACCTTCTGCGCAGAAACGAATTCAAGGATGCCGCCATCATCGCGGCCAGCGGCGACAAGATATGGATACAAAAGCGTCCGGCTCCGGCAAAGAGCTGA
- the murB gene encoding UDP-N-acetylmuramate dehydrogenase yields MPLELIVNPSLAERTTLRLGGTAAVEVVVRDRRDLDDLSEFLLKESLRPFVIGEGSNLLANDGHLDLALIRVEPQSGPERVEKRDGKLITRCGAGQRLPGLLGWAQMAGLSGLEGLTGIPGSVGGAVAMNAGSYGTEFGDLISRIRVWTPGQGLVWLERSECSFGYRHFSIPQSTGKCLVWQVELALGESDPKLVRSAMQDVYEKKKATQPVTARSAGCVFKNPENTSAGMLLDKAGMKGVRLGGMAFSSIHANFLVNWNNGISADALELIEMGQTRVKEQFGINLEMEVIIL; encoded by the coding sequence ATGCCCCTTGAACTGATCGTCAACCCCTCGCTCGCGGAGCGTACCACCCTGCGCCTGGGCGGCACTGCCGCCGTGGAGGTGGTCGTGCGCGACAGACGGGACCTCGACGATCTTTCCGAGTTCCTCCTCAAGGAGTCCCTGCGCCCCTTTGTCATCGGCGAAGGAAGCAATCTGCTCGCGAACGACGGCCACCTCGACCTGGCCTTGATCCGTGTGGAACCTCAGTCGGGTCCCGAGCGCGTGGAAAAGAGGGATGGTAAACTCATCACCCGCTGCGGCGCAGGCCAGCGTCTTCCCGGCCTGCTCGGATGGGCTCAGATGGCCGGATTGAGCGGCCTGGAAGGGCTGACCGGCATCCCCGGCTCCGTGGGCGGAGCCGTGGCCATGAACGCCGGTTCCTACGGCACCGAATTCGGCGACCTGATTTCCCGCATCCGCGTATGGACACCCGGACAGGGACTGGTCTGGCTGGAACGGTCCGAGTGCTCTTTTGGCTACCGCCACTTCTCCATCCCCCAGTCCACGGGAAAATGCCTGGTCTGGCAGGTGGAATTGGCTCTGGGTGAATCCGACCCCAAGCTCGTCCGCTCCGCCATGCAGGACGTCTACGAGAAAAAGAAGGCCACCCAGCCGGTGACGGCCAGAAGTGCGGGCTGCGTATTCAAAAACCCCGAGAACACCAGTGCGGGAATGCTGCTCGACAAAGCCGGGATGAAAGGCGTGCGCCTTGGCGGTATGGCTTTCTCCAGTATCCATGCAAACTTCCTGGTCAACTGGAACAACGGCATCAGCGCCGACGCTCTGGAATTGATCGAGATGGGGCAGACACGGGTCAAAGAACAATTCGGCATAAACCTCGAAATGGAGGTCATCATATTATGA
- the murC gene encoding UDP-N-acetylmuramate--L-alanine ligase, whose amino-acid sequence MRARVNNIHMVGIGGSGMNGIAEVLINMGFNVTGSDLSASAAVRRLEKLGANVFIGHGADNVGNADVLIKSTAIPDKNPELVEARERGIPIIPRAEMLAELMRLRTGIAVAGTHGKTTTTSLLATVFTEAGLDPTVIIGGKLNTYGANARLGEGDYLIAEADESDGSFLRLAPIITVVTNVDLDHMDFYDNQDAIDLSFIRFMNSTPFYGMNVVCGDDDGVQRLLPLIKRPYLTYGLGKHNKLRGEIVSSHLRSLFKVHYEGEEWGEVTVAQPGTHNVLNALACIGVALEAGLEKKDIIGGLANFGGVGRRFERKGERHGVIVVDDYGHHPAEIVANLKTAKECFPDRRLVVAFQPHRFSRTQALFGDFCKAFTEADLLLLTEIYPASESPIPGVSGLSLAQGIKQVSDTKVQFFPDFEAMEKRLKDILKPGDLFMTQGAGSIWHVGEHWLDQPEEPETDNSENGE is encoded by the coding sequence ATGCGGGCACGGGTGAACAACATCCATATGGTCGGCATCGGCGGCTCGGGCATGAACGGCATTGCCGAGGTGCTCATCAACATGGGCTTCAACGTCACCGGGTCGGACCTGTCCGCATCGGCAGCAGTCCGACGGCTGGAAAAGCTCGGAGCCAACGTCTTCATCGGCCACGGCGCGGACAACGTCGGCAATGCGGACGTGCTCATCAAGTCCACGGCCATCCCGGACAAGAACCCGGAGCTGGTGGAAGCGCGCGAACGCGGCATCCCCATCATTCCCCGCGCCGAGATGCTGGCCGAACTCATGCGGTTGCGCACGGGCATCGCCGTGGCCGGAACCCACGGCAAGACGACCACCACCTCCCTGCTGGCCACGGTCTTCACCGAAGCGGGCCTGGACCCCACCGTCATCATCGGCGGCAAGCTCAACACCTACGGGGCCAATGCGCGGCTGGGCGAAGGCGACTATCTCATTGCCGAGGCCGACGAGTCCGACGGCTCCTTCCTGCGTCTGGCCCCCATCATCACCGTGGTCACCAACGTGGACCTGGACCACATGGATTTCTACGACAACCAGGACGCCATAGACCTTTCCTTCATCCGGTTCATGAACTCCACGCCCTTCTACGGCATGAACGTGGTCTGCGGCGACGACGACGGCGTACAGCGACTCCTCCCGTTGATCAAGCGGCCCTACCTGACCTATGGACTGGGCAAGCACAACAAACTTCGCGGCGAGATCGTCAGCTCCCACCTGCGCTCCCTGTTCAAGGTCCATTACGAGGGCGAGGAATGGGGCGAAGTGACCGTGGCCCAGCCCGGCACGCACAACGTGCTCAACGCCCTGGCCTGCATCGGCGTGGCCCTGGAGGCGGGACTGGAAAAGAAGGACATCATCGGCGGGCTGGCCAACTTCGGCGGCGTGGGTCGGCGATTCGAACGCAAGGGCGAACGGCACGGCGTTATCGTGGTCGACGACTACGGTCACCATCCTGCGGAAATCGTCGCCAACCTCAAGACTGCCAAGGAATGTTTCCCGGACCGGCGGCTGGTGGTGGCTTTCCAGCCCCATCGTTTCTCCCGGACCCAGGCCCTGTTCGGCGATTTCTGCAAAGCCTTCACCGAAGCGGACCTGCTCCTGCTCACGGAGATATATCCCGCGTCGGAATCACCGATACCGGGTGTTTCAGGCCTTTCCCTGGCACAGGGGATCAAACAGGTCTCGGATACAAAGGTGCAGTTCTTCCCGGATTTCGAAGCCATGGAAAAACGGCTCAAGGATATTTTGAAACCGGGCGACCTGTTCATGACACAGGGGGCCGGTTCCATCTGGCACGTGGGCGAACACTGGCTCGACCAACCGGAGGAGCCGGAAACCGACAACAGCGAAAACGGAGAATAG
- the murG gene encoding undecaprenyldiphospho-muramoylpentapeptide beta-N-acetylglucosaminyltransferase, whose translation MNRVILTTGGTCGHIFPALSVASALTLRNKGIRILFMGGPGPEGNLARRHGLDFLELPASGIMGRGVTGILSGLGWLGAGIPKALFQAWRFRPDAVIGFGGYASFCPVLAAKMLSIPTAVHEQNSIPGVANKVLGKLVKRVFLSFPDTLKVFPANKTYLTGNPVRTEIFKSGIRRRSRIQGKRVLIFGGGQGAKPINDAVIEALPRFMEAGVTLVHQAGRIDFSRVRAAYQAAGADPAQVREFIEDMGTEYAACDLTVCRAGASTVFEIAAAGVPAIFVPFPQATHDHQTMNAKAMSDAGAARLLPQSTLTGEKLAGTVLELLADREQLTEMEAAARGLAKEHAAADIVAGLEALTA comes from the coding sequence CTGAACCGCGTCATCCTGACCACCGGCGGCACCTGCGGCCACATCTTCCCGGCCCTGTCCGTGGCCTCGGCCCTCACCCTGCGCAACAAGGGCATCCGGATACTGTTCATGGGCGGCCCCGGACCGGAAGGAAATCTTGCCCGCAGGCACGGTCTCGATTTTTTGGAACTCCCGGCCAGCGGCATCATGGGACGCGGCGTCACCGGCATCCTGTCCGGGCTGGGCTGGCTCGGTGCCGGTATCCCCAAAGCCCTGTTCCAGGCCTGGCGTTTCCGCCCGGATGCGGTCATCGGATTCGGCGGATACGCGAGCTTCTGCCCGGTGCTGGCCGCAAAAATGCTTAGCATCCCCACGGCGGTTCATGAGCAGAACTCGATACCGGGCGTGGCAAACAAGGTACTCGGCAAACTGGTCAAACGCGTCTTTCTGAGTTTCCCGGACACGCTCAAAGTGTTCCCAGCAAACAAGACCTACCTGACCGGCAATCCGGTGCGGACCGAAATATTCAAATCGGGCATCAGGCGGCGGAGCCGGATTCAGGGCAAACGGGTGCTGATCTTCGGCGGCGGCCAGGGTGCCAAGCCCATCAACGATGCCGTCATTGAAGCCCTGCCCAGGTTCATGGAGGCCGGAGTGACACTGGTCCACCAGGCGGGCAGGATTGATTTTTCCCGCGTGCGTGCGGCCTACCAGGCCGCAGGCGCGGACCCGGCGCAGGTCCGGGAATTCATCGAGGACATGGGGACCGAATATGCGGCCTGCGACCTGACGGTCTGCCGGGCCGGTGCAAGCACGGTCTTCGAAATCGCGGCGGCAGGGGTTCCGGCCATCTTCGTGCCCTTCCCCCAGGCCACCCACGATCATCAGACAATGAATGCCAAAGCCATGTCGGACGCCGGCGCGGCCCGGCTCCTGCCCCAGTCGACGTTGACCGGGGAAAAGCTGGCCGGGACCGTCCTTGAACTGCTCGCCGACCGCGAACAGTTGACCGAAATGGAAGCGGCGGCACGCGGTCTGGCCAAGGAACACGCGGCCGCGGATATAGTGGCAGGGCTGGAAGCCCTGACCGCGTAG
- the ftsW gene encoding putative lipid II flippase FtsW has protein sequence MTSLKSSQSANAAGRIDPWLLTATLLLAGFGLIMVLSSSGIMAERIYADKYYFFKRQLAFTGVGLVAMFLCMQVPRRLLYSLTYVWVGLAVVLLALCSSPLGATVNGAHRWIKVGPVNVQPLEYAKVALVFYLAYFFAHKQAMVRTFSVGFLPPFFVTGLLCGLLLLQPDFGGAVVLSGLLFLMCLVGGTRFSYLFLSLIFASGAGWLLISSSPYRFKRWTAFLDPFASAQNEGYQLVQSLYAFGSGKIFGSGIGAGQRKLFFLPEAHNDFIMAVVGEELGFVGMSLFFLGISFFLFRSFNIALKLEDLQDRFTAFGVTCILALGIILNLAVVLGTVPPKGVAMPFISYGGSSLTVSFICAGILLNLSRRVKT, from the coding sequence ATGACTAGTCTCAAATCCTCCCAATCCGCCAACGCAGCAGGCCGCATCGATCCCTGGCTGCTGACCGCCACCCTGCTGCTCGCCGGTTTCGGCCTGATCATGGTCCTGTCCTCCTCGGGCATCATGGCCGAGCGGATCTATGCCGACAAATACTACTTCTTCAAACGGCAGCTCGCATTCACCGGCGTGGGGCTTGTGGCCATGTTCCTGTGCATGCAGGTGCCCAGACGGCTGCTCTATTCCCTGACCTACGTCTGGGTGGGACTGGCCGTGGTGCTCCTTGCCTTGTGTTCTTCCCCTTTGGGGGCCACGGTCAACGGCGCCCACCGCTGGATCAAGGTCGGGCCGGTCAATGTCCAGCCGCTGGAGTACGCCAAGGTGGCGTTGGTCTTCTACCTGGCCTATTTCTTCGCCCACAAGCAGGCAATGGTCCGAACCTTCTCGGTGGGCTTCCTTCCCCCGTTCTTTGTGACCGGTCTTTTGTGCGGCCTGCTCCTGCTGCAACCCGATTTCGGCGGGGCCGTGGTCCTGTCCGGCCTGCTCTTCCTGATGTGCCTTGTGGGCGGCACCCGGTTCAGCTACCTGTTCCTGTCACTCATCTTCGCGAGCGGCGCAGGCTGGCTGCTCATCTCGTCGTCGCCCTACCGCTTCAAGCGGTGGACCGCCTTCCTGGACCCGTTCGCCTCCGCCCAAAACGAAGGCTACCAACTGGTCCAGTCCCTGTACGCCTTCGGGTCCGGCAAGATCTTCGGGTCCGGCATCGGCGCAGGCCAGCGCAAACTCTTTTTCCTGCCCGAGGCGCACAACGACTTCATCATGGCCGTGGTGGGAGAGGAGCTGGGCTTCGTAGGCATGTCCCTGTTCTTCCTGGGCATCAGCTTCTTCCTGTTCCGGTCCTTCAACATCGCCCTCAAGCTGGAAGACCTCCAGGACCGCTTCACGGCGTTTGGCGTGACCTGCATCCTGGCGCTGGGCATCATTCTGAACCTGGCCGTGGTCCTGGGCACGGTACCGCCCAAGGGCGTGGCCATGCCGTTCATCAGCTACGGCGGGTCGAGCCTGACCGTGTCCTTCATCTGTGCGGGCATCCTGCTCAACCTCTCCCGGAGGGTGAAAACATGA